In Methanobacterium sp., a single genomic region encodes these proteins:
- a CDS encoding response regulator — protein MLARSFNILLVEDNPADIRLVEEAFKETEIDTELDVVTDGVAAMDYLYDKINSNEGNFPDLILLDLNLPKKDGREVLVKIKDNKELKRIPVVILTTSSSKEDIYETYAHYANSYVVKPANVGRFIETLKNLEEYWFNIIRLP, from the coding sequence ATGTTGGCTAGATCATTTAATATTTTGCTCGTTGAAGATAATCCTGCTGATATTCGTTTAGTTGAAGAAGCATTTAAAGAAACAGAAATAGATACAGAACTTGACGTTGTAACTGATGGTGTAGCTGCAATGGATTATCTTTATGATAAGATCAACTCAAATGAAGGAAATTTTCCTGATTTAATCTTGCTTGACCTAAATCTACCCAAAAAAGATGGTCGTGAAGTTTTAGTTAAAATTAAAGATAACAAGGAACTCAAAAGAATTCCAGTAGTAATTCTAACAACTTCCAGTTCCAAAGAAGATATATACGAAACTTATGCACATTATGCAAATTCTTATGTAGTTAAACCAGCCAATGTGGGTCGTTTTATAGAAACTCTAAAAAATCTTGAAGAATACTGGTTTAATATAATAAGATTACCTTAA